In Acidimicrobiales bacterium, the sequence GCGCCCGGTCGACCTCGCTTCGCTGCCGCCGTTGCCGACCGAGGTCGACGCGGTCGCCGTCTGCCTGCTGCACAGCGACCTCGACCCGGGCCACGAGCGCGAGGTGGGGGACCACTTGCGCGCCCGAGGCCTCGACGTGACGTGCTCGTGCGACGTATCGCCCGAGTTCCGCGAGTACGAGCGGATGCTCACGACCGTCGTCGACGCCGGCCTTCGCCCGGTGTGTCGCGCGTACCTCGAGCAGGTCGGGTCGCTGGCGCCCCGCGTGTTCGTGATGACATCGAGCGGGGGGCTGGTGCCCGCTGGCGTCGGCGCCGAGCACCCGGCGCTGCTCACGCTGTCAGGTCCTGCTGGTGGTGTGCGTGCCGCCGCTGCGATCGCCGCTGCCAACGGTTGGCCCGACGCGGTGAGCCTCGACATGGGCGGCACGTCGACCGATGTCTGCCTGATCCAGGGCGCCGTGCCCGATCCTGCGCCGGGCCGTGAGGTGGGCGGATGGCCGCTGCGCCTGCCGGCGATCGACGTCCACACCATCGGCGCGGGCGGCGGGTCGATCGCCCGGATCGACCCGGGTGGCGCGCTCGTGGTGGGACCCGAGTCGGCGGGTGCCGATCCAGGCCCGGCGTGCTACGGGAGGGGAGGCCGTCACCCGACCGTGACCGACGCCGATCTGGTGCTCGGCCGCGTCCCCGACGCGCAGGGTCTCGGCGGCCTCGGAAAGCTCGACCGCGCCGCGGCGCTCGCGGCGATCGAGGGCGCGGGGGTGACGGCCGAGGGAATCTGCCGTGTGGTCGACGTGGGGATGGAGGGAGCGTTGCGGGTCGTCTCGGTGGCGCGGGGCGTCGACCCCCGCGGGCTCGCGCTCGTCGCGTTCGGCGGCGCCGGCCCGCTGCACGCGGTCGCGCTGGCCGAGGCGCTCGACATGGCATGCGTGATCGTGCCGCCACGTGCCGGCGTGCTGTCCGCAGTCGGGCTGCTCGGCGCGCCCGAGCGGCGCGAGGTCGTGCGCTCCTGGCCGCACGGCGTGTCGACCGAAGGTCTGGCGGCGCACGGCGAGCGCCTCGCGGCCGAAGCCGTTGCGCTGGTCGGTGGCGACCCCGAGACCACCAGCGCCGAGGTCGTGTTCGACGCCCGGTACGTCGGTCAGGGCCACGAGTTGATCGTCGCCGACGTGGCCAGGTTCCACGACGAGCACTTGCGCCGCAACGGCTTCGCCCGCCCCGACGCGCCGATCGAGGTGGTCGCGTTGCGGGCACGCGCCTGGCGCGATGCGCCCATCGATGTCCTCGATCTTCCCGTTCCCGATCGCCCGGCCGGTCTCGGCCCGTGCGTGCTCGCCGAGCCCGACTGCACGATCTGGGTGCCCGATGGCTGGGAGGCCGTGCCCGGCGAAGCGGGCGCGCTGATCCTCCAGCGCCGGGCGAGGCCGGCGTCGACGGTCGGGAGGGGCCGGTGAGCGCCGAAGCTCGACCCGCACCGGACCCGGCCGGTCTCCAAGTGTTGCTCGCGCGCCTCGTCGGCATCGCCGAGGAGATGGGTGCTGCGCTGCGCCGGTCGGCGTACAGCCCCAACATCCGTGAGCGGGCCGACTGCTCGGCCGCGCTGTTCACGCCCGCCGGTGAGCTGTTGGTCCAAGCCGAGCACATCCCGGTGCATCTCGGCTCGATGCCGGCCTCGGTGCGGGCGGCGGTCGACGCGGTCGACGTGAGCGACCTGCGGCCCGGCGACCAGATCATCGTGAACGACCCCTTCGCCGGTGGCACCCACCTCAACGACGTGACGCTGGTGGCGCCGGCCTTCTCGGCCGGACGGCTGATCGGGTGGGCAGCCAACCGGGCGCACCACGCCGACCTCGGAGGTGCCGCCCCGGGCTCGTTGCCCGCGGACGCGACCGAGATCTTCGCCGAGGGCCTGCGGATCCCACCGGTGCGCCTCACCCACGAAGTTCGTGCCTTGTTCGTGGCCGCCTCCCGCACGCCCGACGAGCGGCGTGGCGACCTCGACGCGCAAGTGGGCGCCAACGTGGTCGGTGCCGGGCGGTTGTCCGCGCTGGCCGGCACCGGCGCAGTGTGGGACGACGTGCTCGACTACGGCGAGCGGCGGATGCGAGCTGCCCTTGCCGCGGTGCCCGACGGCTCGTGGACGTTCCGCGACGTGATCGACTCGGTCGGGGCGCCTGGGCCCGACGGCCCGGCACCGGGCGCGGCGATCGAGGTGTGCGTCACCATCGCGGGCGAGCGCATCGCCTTCGACCTCACCGGGTCCGATGCCCAACGGCCCGGCAACGTCAACGCCGTTGCCGCGGTGACCGACTCGGCGGTCGGCTTCGCGCTCCGCAGCGTGGTCGACCCCACGATCCCGGCCAACGGCGGTGCCATGCGGCCCGTCGAGATCGTCACCCGGCCGGGCACCATCGTGGCGGCCGTCCCCCCAGTCGCGGTCGGCGCCGGTAATGTCGAAGTGTCCCAACGGGTCGCCGACGTGTGCCTTGGCGCGCTGGCCCAGGCCCTCCCCGGCCGCGTCGGCGCGGCGAGTCAAGGCACGATGAACAACGTCCTCGTCGGCGGCGACGGCTGGGTGTACTACGAAACCGTCGGCGGTGGCCAAGGTGGTCGACCGACGCACGGCTCGGCCTCGCCCACACCCGGCATGAGCGGGGTGCACACCGCCATGACCAAGACTGCTCGAGTTGACCTCCGGTCAGGCGAACCCCGCCCCGGCCAGTCGGGAATTCACACCGCGATGACCAATACGCGGAATACCCCCATCGAAGCGCTGGAGCGGGCCTTCCCGTTGCGAGTGCTCCGGTACCGCCTGCGGCGGGACAGCGGTGGCGCGGGCTGGTCGTCGGGTGGCGAAGGTATCGAGCGAGACCTCCAGATGCTGGAGGACGTGACGGTGTCGCTGATCACCGAGCGCCGGGTGAGCCAACCGTGGGGCCTTGCCGGCGGTGAGCCGGGAGCTGTCGGTGAGAACTGGCTGCTGCCCGGCGGCGACGAGGCCCGAGCCGAGCGCCTCCCCGACAAGTGCACCCTCCGCCTCGCAGCCGGCGACGTCCTCCGCATGCTGACGCCAGGCGGTGGCGGCTGGGGTCGAGCGTCACACCAACTCTCACTCACGGAGGGTGCGATCACCATCGTGGGACCCGGCCTCGAGCCCGACCCCGAGATGAACGACTCCTACTTCGTGGATTGACCCCCATTCCCCGGTGCGTTCCCAGGCGGTCTCCAACGGATCTGACAATCTCCATCGGATCCAACAATCTCTGATGGTGGGTGGGTGCTGGTCCGCCTCGAGGTCAAGGGGCCATTGACGTGTTGCGAGTCGTCAATCTAAAGTTGACGCATGGCCGAAGAAGAGGAAGCAACCTCCCCGAAACGCACTCCCACCATCGACGACCTGGGGATCGGGCTCGACGACCTGATCCGCCTTGTCGACGACAGCGATCCGGGTGCCGAACCCACCGACCTAGTGGCCATCGCGATGGCAGTCGGCGACCGGCTCGGCGAGCTCGGCGACCATCTGGTCGGCCATTTCGTCGACCAGGCCCGCGCGGCGGGTGCGTCGTGGCGGGAGATCGGGGCGAGCATGGGTGTCACCAAGCAGGCAGCCCAGAAGCGCTTCGTCCCCGGCCGCGGCGACCCGTCCGAAGAGGGGTTGTTCCAGCGCTTCACCGTGCGGGCCAGGCGGGTGGTCGAGGTCGCGCACGAGGAAGCCCGACGGATGCGCAGCGCCGCGGTGAGCCCGGAGCACTTGCTGGTCGGGTTGGTCACCGATCCAGAAGGGCTCTCGGCCAAAGCGCTCGCCAGCCAAGGCATCACGCCTGACCACGTCAGAGGTGCGGTGGCGGCGTCCGGGCTGGCCACTGTCGACGAAGTCGGCGATCGCGTGCCGTTCGGCAGCGACACCAAGAAGATCCTCGGCTTCGGCCTGCGCGAGGCCCTCCGGCGCCGACACAACTACATCGGTACCGAGCACCTCCTCCTCGGCGCCATGACCGACGACACCATGGGGTCGGCCCGGATCCTCACACGCCTCGGCGCCG encodes:
- a CDS encoding hydantoinase/oxoprolinase family protein, giving the protein MRFGVDTGGTFTDAVGADGAACKVPSTPREPAASVRLALDELGGCDTLAHGTTVATNALLERRLATVALVTNEGFADVIEIARQVRPSLYDPFADRPDPPVPRRLRVEVAGRLAADGTTLRPVDLASLPPLPTEVDAVAVCLLHSDLDPGHEREVGDHLRARGLDVTCSCDVSPEFREYERMLTTVVDAGLRPVCRAYLEQVGSLAPRVFVMTSSGGLVPAGVGAEHPALLTLSGPAGGVRAAAAIAAANGWPDAVSLDMGGTSTDVCLIQGAVPDPAPGREVGGWPLRLPAIDVHTIGAGGGSIARIDPGGALVVGPESAGADPGPACYGRGGRHPTVTDADLVLGRVPDAQGLGGLGKLDRAAALAAIEGAGVTAEGICRVVDVGMEGALRVVSVARGVDPRGLALVAFGGAGPLHAVALAEALDMACVIVPPRAGVLSAVGLLGAPERREVVRSWPHGVSTEGLAAHGERLAAEAVALVGGDPETTSAEVVFDARYVGQGHELIVADVARFHDEHLRRNGFARPDAPIEVVALRARAWRDAPIDVLDLPVPDRPAGLGPCVLAEPDCTIWVPDGWEAVPGEAGALILQRRARPASTVGRGR
- a CDS encoding hydantoinase B/oxoprolinase family protein, with the translated sequence MSAEARPAPDPAGLQVLLARLVGIAEEMGAALRRSAYSPNIRERADCSAALFTPAGELLVQAEHIPVHLGSMPASVRAAVDAVDVSDLRPGDQIIVNDPFAGGTHLNDVTLVAPAFSAGRLIGWAANRAHHADLGGAAPGSLPADATEIFAEGLRIPPVRLTHEVRALFVAASRTPDERRGDLDAQVGANVVGAGRLSALAGTGAVWDDVLDYGERRMRAALAAVPDGSWTFRDVIDSVGAPGPDGPAPGAAIEVCVTIAGERIAFDLTGSDAQRPGNVNAVAAVTDSAVGFALRSVVDPTIPANGGAMRPVEIVTRPGTIVAAVPPVAVGAGNVEVSQRVADVCLGALAQALPGRVGAASQGTMNNVLVGGDGWVYYETVGGGQGGRPTHGSASPTPGMSGVHTAMTKTARVDLRSGEPRPGQSGIHTAMTNTRNTPIEALERAFPLRVLRYRLRRDSGGAGWSSGGEGIERDLQMLEDVTVSLITERRVSQPWGLAGGEPGAVGENWLLPGGDEARAERLPDKCTLRLAAGDVLRMLTPGGGGWGRASHQLSLTEGAITIVGPGLEPDPEMNDSYFVD
- a CDS encoding Clp protease N-terminal domain-containing protein → MAEEEEATSPKRTPTIDDLGIGLDDLIRLVDDSDPGAEPTDLVAIAMAVGDRLGELGDHLVGHFVDQARAAGASWREIGASMGVTKQAAQKRFVPGRGDPSEEGLFQRFTVRARRVVEVAHEEARRMRSAAVSPEHLLVGLVTDPEGLSAKALASQGITPDHVRGAVAASGLATVDEVGDRVPFGSDTKKILGFGLREALRRRHNYIGTEHLLLGAMTDDTMGSARILTRLGADLDTTREWIDRFLGDLVEEKTGFRPELAD